The following proteins come from a genomic window of Candidatus Dependentiae bacterium:
- a CDS encoding GNAT family N-acetyltransferase — protein MEQIIGSHIVLRKLHYRYISSYLDAFVDEIKKTLHVSGRDAEYTYLLQRLSLVGIEQTFFFIIFHKQRNNCIGAIEIRGAEHAGQLYCWLHPSYWGRNYFQEAMMLASRVYFSITNALYFTARVDIDNIRSYRALKKIGFADYHWVDGPHGKQYELILRKKV, from the coding sequence ATGGAGCAGATTATTGGCTCACATATTGTTTTACGTAAATTACATTATAGATATATATCATCCTATTTAGATGCATTTGTAGATGAAATAAAGAAAACATTACATGTTTCCGGTAGAGATGCAGAGTATACCTATTTATTGCAGCGTCTTTCATTGGTTGGTATAGAGCAAACTTTTTTTTTTATTATATTTCATAAACAACGTAATAACTGTATTGGTGCAATTGAAATTCGTGGTGCTGAGCATGCAGGTCAATTGTATTGTTGGTTGCATCCAAGCTATTGGGGGCGTAATTATTTTCAAGAAGCAATGATGTTGGCATCTCGTGTTTATTTTTCAATTACGAATGCATTGTATTTTACGGCGCGAGTTGATATAGATAATATAAGAAGTTATAGAGCATTAAAAAAAATTGGTTTTGCTGATTATCATTGGGTTGATGGTCCACATGGCAAACAATATGAACTTATTTTAAGAAAAAAAGTATGA
- the glmS gene encoding glutamine--fructose-6-phosphate transaminase (isomerizing), translated as MKLSKLMLIGALFFNHHINYSCSIFAYIGSELCKAHVLKCLARLEYRGYDSAGFAVYDVVTDDIISIKKPGKIEVLKEAVFAVPCDGYAALGHTRWSTHGVSNETNAHPHMNDDATFALVHNGIVENHFQIKEQLVKKGYTFKTETDTEVIVHLFDDALKQTDDLKEAVLNTVRQLNGACTFVALHKDYPDTLIVTRQRSPLCIGVGEDGMHIASDFLAFADKTSDVFFLPEKSIALVQKGAISSYDYDGNALLVETKTVTLQPSAYEKLDHEHFMLKEMYEQKAVIEKTVNYLKGLDDTIWEQLGLTQVQAETVSSINLFGCGTSWHAARIGQFFFEKIAKLPTCVHLASEFRYMEFFPSTNSLFMAISQSGETADTLELIRYFKKFGAHSTALTNVETSSMVRETEGHLLTKAGPEIAVASTKAFSTQLTVLYWLANRFALHRGHIDSKQMAQAEQDLLHAAHVLEQSIETYKVEIIESATKYAQSQRVMYLGRHVTYPFAMEGALKLKEISYLFAQGYPAGELKHGSIALVDEQTPIVLFSHQDPVIYQKLVGNAQEVKARKGHLIIFAFEGQNELIELADKVFIVPRVAPLLEPLAMTGVMQFFAYQIALVLGRDIDKPRNLAKAVTVE; from the coding sequence ATGAAGTTGTCAAAACTTATGCTTATTGGTGCATTATTCTTTAATCATCATATTAATTATTCGTGCAGTATTTTTGCTTATATTGGATCAGAGTTGTGCAAAGCGCATGTGCTCAAATGTTTGGCTCGATTGGAATATCGCGGTTATGATTCTGCTGGATTTGCTGTATATGATGTGGTAACTGATGATATTATATCGATAAAGAAACCGGGAAAAATTGAGGTACTTAAGGAAGCTGTGTTTGCTGTACCATGTGATGGTTATGCGGCATTAGGGCATACTCGTTGGTCAACGCATGGTGTTTCAAATGAAACAAATGCTCATCCCCATATGAATGATGATGCTACTTTTGCATTGGTTCATAATGGTATTGTTGAAAATCATTTTCAAATCAAAGAACAATTAGTTAAAAAAGGGTACACCTTTAAAACAGAAACGGATACTGAAGTTATTGTGCATCTGTTTGATGATGCATTAAAACAAACAGATGATTTAAAAGAAGCAGTTTTAAATACTGTGCGTCAATTAAATGGAGCATGTACTTTTGTGGCGTTGCATAAAGATTATCCGGATACTTTAATTGTGACTCGTCAACGATCACCGCTTTGTATTGGTGTTGGAGAGGATGGCATGCATATAGCATCAGATTTTTTGGCATTTGCAGATAAAACCAGTGATGTGTTTTTCCTGCCGGAAAAATCAATTGCATTAGTGCAAAAGGGAGCCATTTCTTCGTATGATTATGATGGAAATGCTTTATTGGTTGAAACTAAAACAGTTACCTTGCAACCTTCAGCTTATGAAAAACTTGATCATGAACATTTTATGCTCAAAGAAATGTATGAACAAAAAGCGGTAATTGAAAAAACGGTTAATTATTTGAAAGGCTTGGACGACACTATTTGGGAGCAGCTTGGTTTAACACAGGTGCAAGCAGAAACAGTATCAAGTATTAATTTATTCGGATGCGGCACTTCATGGCACGCAGCACGCATTGGTCAATTCTTTTTTGAAAAAATTGCAAAATTGCCGACTTGTGTACACCTTGCTTCTGAATTTCGTTATATGGAATTTTTTCCGTCTACCAATAGTCTGTTTATGGCAATTTCTCAATCGGGTGAAACAGCTGATACATTAGAGTTGATTCGTTATTTTAAAAAGTTTGGTGCGCATTCAACCGCTTTGACCAATGTTGAAACCAGTTCTATGGTGCGTGAAACAGAGGGGCATCTGTTAACCAAAGCCGGTCCTGAAATTGCAGTGGCATCAACAAAAGCATTTTCAACACAACTTACGGTATTATATTGGTTAGCCAATAGGTTTGCATTGCATCGTGGACATATTGATAGCAAGCAGATGGCGCAAGCAGAACAGGATCTATTGCATGCAGCACACGTATTGGAACAATCAATTGAAACTTATAAAGTTGAAATTATAGAATCAGCAACAAAATATGCACAATCACAACGCGTGATGTATTTGGGGCGTCATGTTACTTATCCATTTGCAATGGAAGGTGCACTAAAATTGAAAGAGATTTCATACCTTTTCGCACAAGGTTATCCGGCAGGTGAATTGAAACATGGATCGATAGCATTGGTTGATGAACAAACGCCAATTGTCCTTTTTTCACATCAAGATCCGGTTATTTATCAAAAATTGGTTGGCAATGCGCAAGAGGTTAAAGCGCGTAAAGGGCATTTGATTATTTTTGCATTTGAAGGACAAAATGAATTGATTGAACTAGCCGATAAAGTATTTATTGTTCCGCGTGTTGCACCATTGCTCGAACCGCTCGCGATGACCGGTGTTATGCAATTTTTTGCTTATCAAATTGCACTTGTATTGGGGCGTGATATTGATAAACCACGTAATTTAGCAAAAGCAGTAACAGTGGAATAA
- a CDS encoding heparinase II/III family protein yields the protein MFYLKRKLKKIYQVGPRECWRIVSNRSLIHRFVQKNKQHALQKNAAINWQDFESKYVINCVQFFEQLKKNNLIFLNDYLKDITSNEILNTANNIVQNRWLLFNESIIFKSKDRWHTDFLLKKNDATDCVFDPDMYFNEIQIIAGKSDRHVKDVRVVWELNRLQMLVQLGQAFKLTGDEKFVDYFQELIIDWCNQNAYLLGVNWLCPMEVGIRAINLIIAFDYFKHAHIDNNFWQQYICLLYDHMNYLENTWEYYDGRTSNHYLSDLVGYFYLTWFFGDLHGMQKKQDWVVSEVLKEFEKQIQLDGTSYEGSTSYHVLVTELFYLFYLLCDQLHISLPQSFMQTLAKMFDFIDACNVNTKDMITIGDSDSGKVLYCGLPYRIVQQMKNRLDRHELQHFVDFGLSILKNRTWHVSLRHHVYNNRQPSGHFHNDVGSVTLAIDGIPILVDPGSYCYTASAKWRNFFRSVEQHNVMFFKGTEQADFDERLFALSLPEKKYIHYDDDKILKESHILYDNVGLTLNRELKIEEKALFIYDSLNESSKMNSDLVPVLNFVFSPKIVLQKEQDSWLIMYRNKVLCMLETELKFEQYNGWVSDVYGKKNDAICLRAKVPLTLKEQYVSCFRLPNSIV from the coding sequence ATGTTTTATTTAAAACGAAAACTAAAAAAAATATATCAAGTTGGTCCGCGAGAGTGCTGGCGCATCGTATCTAATCGTTCTTTAATTCATCGATTTGTACAGAAAAATAAACAACATGCATTGCAAAAAAATGCTGCAATTAATTGGCAGGATTTTGAAAGTAAATATGTAATTAATTGTGTTCAATTTTTTGAGCAACTTAAAAAAAATAATTTAATTTTTTTAAATGATTATTTAAAAGATATAACATCGAATGAAATATTAAATACAGCAAATAACATTGTGCAAAACAGATGGTTACTATTTAATGAGTCGATTATATTTAAAAGTAAAGATCGTTGGCATACCGATTTTTTATTAAAAAAAAATGATGCTACCGATTGTGTATTTGATCCAGATATGTACTTTAATGAAATTCAAATAATTGCTGGTAAGTCTGACCGGCATGTTAAAGATGTGCGTGTTGTTTGGGAGCTTAATCGTTTGCAAATGCTTGTACAATTAGGGCAAGCATTTAAGTTGACTGGAGATGAAAAGTTTGTTGATTATTTTCAAGAACTAATAATCGATTGGTGTAATCAAAATGCATATTTGCTTGGCGTTAATTGGTTGTGTCCAATGGAAGTTGGCATTCGTGCAATAAATTTAATTATTGCTTTTGATTATTTCAAGCATGCACACATCGATAATAATTTTTGGCAACAATATATCTGTTTATTGTATGATCATATGAATTATCTTGAGAATACATGGGAGTATTATGACGGTCGCACTTCAAATCATTATCTTTCAGATTTAGTTGGTTATTTTTATTTGACATGGTTTTTTGGTGATCTACATGGTATGCAAAAAAAACAAGATTGGGTTGTGTCTGAAGTTCTAAAAGAATTTGAAAAACAGATTCAACTAGATGGTACAAGTTATGAGGGTTCGACATCTTACCATGTTTTAGTTACGGAACTTTTTTATTTGTTTTATCTGTTGTGTGATCAATTGCATATTTCATTGCCGCAATCATTTATGCAGACATTGGCTAAGATGTTTGATTTTATTGATGCTTGTAATGTTAATACTAAAGATATGATAACTATAGGTGATAGTGATTCAGGTAAAGTTTTATATTGTGGCTTGCCTTATCGTATAGTGCAACAAATGAAAAACAGATTGGACAGACATGAGTTACAGCATTTTGTAGATTTTGGTTTATCTATTTTAAAAAACAGGACTTGGCATGTTAGTTTGCGTCATCATGTATATAACAATAGACAGCCTTCGGGACATTTTCATAATGATGTAGGTAGTGTAACGTTGGCCATTGATGGGATTCCAATTTTGGTAGATCCGGGAAGTTATTGTTATACAGCATCTGCAAAATGGCGCAACTTTTTCCGTTCAGTAGAACAGCATAATGTTATGTTTTTCAAGGGTACCGAGCAGGCAGATTTTGATGAAAGATTGTTTGCCTTGTCATTGCCGGAAAAAAAATATATACATTATGATGATGATAAAATATTAAAAGAGTCGCATATATTATATGATAATGTTGGACTCACTTTGAATCGTGAATTAAAAATAGAAGAAAAAGCTTTGTTTATATATGATTCATTAAACGAATCTTCAAAAATGAACTCAGATTTAGTTCCTGTTTTAAACTTTGTATTTTCACCGAAAATTGTATTGCAAAAAGAACAAGATAGTTGGTTGATTATGTATAGAAATAAGGTGCTGTGCATGTTGGAAACTGAGCTGAAATTTGAACAGTATAATGGATGGGTGTCAGATGTTTATGGCAAAAAAAATGACGCCATATGTTTGCGTGCTAAAGTTCCATTAACCCTAAAAGAACAATACGTTAGTTGTTTTAGGTTACCAAATTCTATAGTATAG
- the metG gene encoding methionine--tRNA ligase, translated as MIYYDFFNSDLMPMSQKNSCYVTTPIYYVTAKPHLGSLYSTLLADVIARWGSLQGKKKFMLTGTDEHGQKVAQAAEKAGKSPKDFVDGFIDAYKNTWHAYDIEYSYFIRTTDTAHVKAVQKWILDLIEKGDIYKAHYEGWYCTPCETFVTDTEIDEQKKAGQDLHCPSCSRELHKIKEETYFFRLSAYQDKLLKFYEENPDFFSPPERAKEVINFVKSGLKDLSISRKTVKWGIPFPGDEEHVTYVWADALNNYITAIGYGQEGREKEFNMWWPAATQVLGKDIVRFHAIYWPAFLMASNLALPKQLLVHGWIKVDKQKMSKSLGNAIDPMVLKEAYGAEEVRYYLMRHMSITHDSNFTIADLEQTITSDLANDLGNLLNRMTSLAEKNDAMEITDPEVWSESALEVVNESWNVIEDFTEYMSENLIHMALSRLWKFIHQINAYFHAQEPWKLAKTDRAAFMQVLSVTCHSLRVVATLLWPIMPKKSEQLLQSIGVKFEIKENHNIVEDLELSWKGRTFMLSKIAALFKKHEPKPKEEVLKKAEQKEVKKTDDDHITIDDVIKVELLVGTIEQCEELPKSDKLLKMQVNFGGKGMRQILAGIKASYAPEDLIGKQAIFVTNLKPRKMMGIESQGMMLISKDENGKVYINSPVTKVPNGTRLQ; from the coding sequence TTGATTTATTATGATTTTTTTAACTCGGATCTGATGCCCATGTCACAAAAAAATAGTTGTTATGTTACTACTCCAATTTATTACGTTACTGCAAAACCACATTTAGGTTCATTATATTCTACCTTGCTTGCAGATGTAATTGCGAGATGGGGCAGTTTGCAAGGTAAAAAAAAATTTATGTTGACCGGGACCGATGAGCATGGTCAAAAGGTGGCGCAAGCGGCAGAAAAGGCCGGAAAATCACCTAAAGATTTTGTAGATGGTTTTATCGATGCTTACAAAAATACGTGGCATGCCTATGATATTGAGTATAGTTATTTTATTCGTACAACTGATACTGCACATGTAAAAGCGGTACAAAAATGGATTTTAGATTTAATTGAAAAAGGTGATATTTACAAAGCACATTATGAAGGCTGGTATTGTACGCCATGTGAAACATTTGTCACAGATACTGAAATTGATGAACAAAAAAAAGCAGGCCAAGATTTGCATTGTCCATCATGTTCACGAGAATTACATAAAATAAAAGAAGAGACCTACTTTTTTAGATTGTCAGCTTATCAAGATAAACTGCTTAAGTTTTATGAAGAAAATCCAGATTTCTTTAGTCCACCTGAGCGAGCAAAAGAGGTAATTAATTTTGTTAAATCAGGTTTAAAAGATTTGAGCATTTCACGCAAGACAGTCAAGTGGGGGATTCCATTTCCGGGCGATGAAGAACATGTCACCTATGTTTGGGCTGATGCATTAAATAATTATATTACTGCAATTGGCTATGGACAAGAAGGACGTGAAAAAGAGTTTAATATGTGGTGGCCGGCAGCGACACAAGTCTTGGGTAAAGACATTGTCCGTTTTCATGCAATATATTGGCCGGCATTTTTAATGGCATCAAATTTAGCGCTTCCTAAACAATTGTTGGTGCATGGATGGATAAAGGTTGATAAACAAAAAATGTCTAAATCATTAGGAAATGCTATTGATCCAATGGTATTAAAAGAAGCGTATGGTGCAGAAGAAGTTCGTTATTATTTGATGCGTCATATGTCCATAACACATGATAGTAATTTTACTATTGCAGATTTGGAGCAAACGATTACATCTGATTTGGCAAATGATTTGGGTAATTTACTCAATCGTATGACAAGTTTGGCAGAAAAAAATGATGCAATGGAAATCACTGATCCGGAAGTTTGGTCAGAGTCTGCATTGGAAGTTGTTAATGAAAGCTGGAATGTCATTGAAGATTTCACTGAGTATATGAGTGAAAACTTAATTCATATGGCCCTGTCTCGTCTATGGAAGTTTATTCATCAAATAAATGCTTATTTTCATGCACAAGAGCCGTGGAAATTGGCCAAAACAGATAGAGCAGCGTTTATGCAAGTGCTTAGTGTCACCTGTCATAGTTTGCGTGTTGTAGCTACTTTATTGTGGCCAATTATGCCAAAAAAGTCAGAGCAACTGTTACAAAGTATTGGTGTGAAGTTTGAAATAAAAGAAAATCATAATATTGTTGAAGATCTTGAATTAAGCTGGAAAGGAAGAACTTTTATGTTGAGTAAAATTGCAGCGTTATTTAAAAAACATGAGCCAAAACCGAAAGAAGAAGTTTTGAAAAAAGCTGAACAAAAAGAAGTAAAAAAAACAGATGATGATCATATCACTATTGATGATGTGATTAAAGTTGAGCTTTTAGTTGGTACCATTGAGCAATGTGAAGAATTGCCTAAATCAGACAAGTTGCTTAAAATGCAAGTGAACTTTGGTGGTAAAGGTATGCGTCAAATTTTAGCCGGAATAAAAGCTTCATATGCTCCAGAAGATCTTATTGGTAAACAAGCAATTTTTGTTACCAATTTAAAACCGCGTAAAATGATGGGCATTGAATCTCAAGGGATGATGCTTATTTCAAAAGATGAAAATGGTAAAGTGTATATTAATTCTCCGGTTACAAAAGTTCCAAATGGAACACGTTTACAATAA